tgagttatgaagacccctatttatagttgtggaagggaggagttgtgataagaacaaacttttTTTCggccaatcaaattgaagtgtgacatgtccgcattgattggccagaacatgtcacttgcacacgtggcgcggtttcattggccttttaatttgacttggcatgctttgtcattttgacacgtggcacaaTCATCTGGTGTCTtttttgagttatgaagacccctatttatagttgtggaagggaggagttgtgataagaacaaattTTTTTTGgtcaatcaaattgaagtgtgacatggacgcatttgattggccagaacatgacacttgcacacgtggcgcggtttcattggccttttaatttgacttggcatgctttgtcattttgacacgtggcacaaGCCTATTGGCTCTTCCATTTCACTTGGAACGTCACATCATTTGACACATGGccccaaactgggcctctagaaagatgacatcttgggcttaatgaagtgagctcatcactttagcccaattaaatgggctagtcCAATGAATTAAGACtcatttatttaatccatatatattagacctatataattaattcatttatatattatcccataatatttatttggaccaatatatattgaatttaaaatataatccaaattatttcatggatttaattttaataaacttTATATGCCTACAGTCTCGAACGGTTATAATATATCTTTATGTTTTAATCATTCATAATTGTTTACTTGCCTTTATGACttgtaaaaaaaattatcatGTAAATTAATTCGATTATTTATGATAGCTTTCACAATGTTGAATTgatcaaaaattaaatttatggCTACACATAAAATAACTTGCGGTATATATTATATGAGGGTAAGATGGTGGGTTCAAGTCCTAGCACTCCACGAGGGTATGACACTAGGTTCAAGTCCTGGTATACCATGATGATAAGACATTGGGTTTGAATCCCAATGTATGATATCGATGGCATAATGATGGCTAAGGCAAAAATAATATCCTATTAATGAAAACTCATGAAGCCCGCCCCACTGGATCAGCTCCATTCCCCGAAACGAATGTGATGGCGATAGATcaaaagtctgaaagaagacacaATAATTATCGTGGCCTTATAAATATACGTGGGCGTGGCCAAGGACGAAATAATAATCGCCATGATGGTGGCCGTTATTAAcaagagaacaataagggttcttaGAATAATCCTTCAAAAGGCAAAAGTAATATTTGCCACCGATGTGGTATGAAAAATCATTGGGCATGAATTTATCGCACACCTGAATATTTGTCAAATTTTATCAAGCCTTTataaaagagaaacaaaataaagttgaGACTCACTTAGCCTTTCAGAATAATATTGAGGCGGGTCGTATGAATAATCATGATAAAATTGAAGCAAACTTTGTTTATAAAGATGATATTTTTAAAGGCCTTGcagatattactcatttagaagatGGAGTTGAGCATCATAACTGAAGACTTATTACTTGAAAAAGTTATACAAataattgttatttttattttataaaattcatattttgaatAAAACTTTTTATGTTGTTAGTATTTACTTCCCTaaatatagtttcttttgttcttaaattttttaatattacttatgaattattttttcccatttatgaagaatatgaaaacttCACAGTCTTAAGTTGGTCATTTgaataataaagaagaaatatgCATTCTTGATAGTGTTACGACGCACATCatattaaaagataagagatatgtAAAGAAGCCAATATCATAACAATatatggtagtacaaaattaattaaggGTTCTGAAAGAACGACTATATTACTACAAGGAGGAACTATATTGGCTATTAATAGTGCATTATATTGTAGTAGGTCTCAAATAAACTTGTTGAATTTCAAAAATATTCGCCAAAatgactatcatattgagaccgccaatgaaggaaaggttgaatacctttatattactacaataaaagcGAAAAAAAGTATGTGTTTGAAAAGCTTCACGCATTTTCCTATGGATTATAGTACACTAGTATTAGTGTAGTTGAATCACATACTATAGTAAACAAAGGGTTTactaatgattttattatttaacatgaccggttgggccatcccgGTTATAATATGATAcgcaaaataattgagaattcacatggtcattcattgaagaactagaagattttTCAAATTAAAGAATTCTCTTATGTTGCATGTTCTAAATGCAAACTAATTATCAGACCATCAGAAATTGGAGTTGAATCTCCTGTATTTTTGGAACATATACAAGGTGACATATGTGGGCCATACACCCTCCATGTAGATCattcagatattatatgattttgatagatgcatctacaagatggtcacatatGTGCTTGTTATCAACCCGCAATTTGGCCTTTGCGAGGTTACTGGCTCAATTAATAAGATTAAGAGCACAATTTTCgcattatgcaattaagacacttcgccttgataatgctagTGAATTTACGTCCCAAACTTTTAATGATTATTATatatcaactgggataacaattgagcatcaagttgctcatgttcatacttaaaatggtctagcagaattaTCGATCAAATACAtctaattaattattagaccaatgcttatgagaataAAACCTTCCATTTCgcatggggtcatgctattttacATGCAACAACTCTTGTACGAATAAGGCTCACGGGTTATCATAAAGTTTCCCCATTACAATTAACTTTTGgccaggagccaaatatttcccatcttagaaTATTTGaaggtgcgatatatgttctaattgctccaccacaatgcagtaagatggatccccaaagaagattgagaatatatgttgggtatgaatctctttctattataaaatatttggaacctatgactggagatttatttacggcaagatttgcTGATTgtattttgatgaatcagtatacccaacattaaggggagaaaataagcaattGGAAGAAGATATAGATTGGAATGTATTATCACTATGTCATTAGATACTCAAACAAATCAATATGAACACGAGGTTCATAAGATAATTTATTTGCAAAGTATTGCAAATCAACTGCCAGATGCATTCATTGACCTGGTGACCAAGTCATATATTTCAGCTGATAATGCTCATATTTGAACTGATGTCCCTACTGGACAATCTATGAATGCAAATGAGCCTAAGCCACGCTTAAAATGTGGTAGACCAATCGTTTCGAAATATTAAAATCACCGAAAGAGAAAATGAGCAAATGATCTAGGGGATCATAATATGGAGGCAATTGCTAAAAGAGAGTCATGTGACATAACAAATGATACGACATTAAGGGGtgtccaggtacctgaaaataataagaatgaagagatatcaatattTGTTGTCTTTACGGGAAAAAGGTGAAACCGAAATAATACTATTGTCGACAacgtttttgcttataatgttgatGTTGGAATAATAAAACAAGATGAGGAACTTGAACCAAGATCTATCGATCAATGTgtacagagaaatgattggccaaaatgcaaaaaatgatacCCATGCAGAATTAACTTCACTTGAAAAAACTGAAGTATTCGGAGATATAGTTTGAACATATGAATGAATAAAACAGTGGGATACAAATGGTTTTTTGcgcgaaaacgaaatgataaaaataaagtcgttagatataaagcacaacttgtggcacaaggattttcacaaaggtcTAACagtgattatatggagacatattttCCTGTGGCAAATGcaatcaccttcaggtatcttACAAATCTGGCAGTCCATGAAAAATTTGATATACTTCTGATGGATGTTGTCACTACCTATTTGTATAGCACATTAgacaataaaatttatatgaaaattcctgaagggtTTAAAGTGCATGAAGCTTATAAAGGTTTACGAAAAATGTGTTCaataaaacttcaaaaatccttatatggattgaaacaatcagggcaaATGTGGTATAATCACTTGAGTGAGTACTTGTTGAAAGCAGGATATACGAATGATTCAGTTTGtacttgtgtctttataaaaagtatgattttgaatttattataatagctgtgtatgttgatgatctaAATATCATTGAAACTTCTGAAGAACTTCCAaaagcagtagactgtttgaagaaatagtttgaaataaaaattcttggaaagacaaaattttgtcttggtctacaaattaagcatatgaaagatgaaatttttgtccatTAATAAACTTATACCGAAAAAATCTTAAAGTGTTTTTATATGGATAAATCatatccattgagtaccccgatgtttgtgagatcacttgatataaataaagatccattccggcctcatgaaaatgatgaagagcttttTGGTGATGAAACTCCATATCTTAATATATCTTGCAAATAATACTCGACCAGATATAACTTTTGCATTAAGTTTATTAGCAAGATTTAGTTTTTTCCTACAACAAGATACTGGAATGGTGTTAAGCATATTTTTATATACCTCTAAGGGACTAttgatatgggattattttattgttaaCAAAtaattggttatgcagatgcaggttgtTTATCTGATCCACATAAGTTCTGATCTCAAACATGCTATTTATTTACTTGCAGAGGTACAACTATATCATGACATTCAACAAAACAAACTTTAGCTGCTACATCTTCCAATCATGCATATATAATATCTATTCATGAAGctagtcgagaatgtgtatggttgagatcagtgactCAACACATTCAACAATGGTGTGGTCTTTCTTTAAAGACGAAGATTCTAATAATATTGTATGAAGATAATGCTGCTTGCATAGCTCAACtaaaaggaggatatatcaaaggagacaatacaaaacacatttcaccaaagtttaTTTTTACGCATGATCTTCAACAAAATGGTTAGATAGATGTTCAACAAATTCGTTCCAAGTGATAATCtgacagatttattcactaaggcATTGCCAATATTAGCATTTGAGAAGCCGAGACATAAAATTGAAATGCATCGTCTTCGAGATATCAAACAAAGTTTTCATCATGGAAAGTATAATACGCGCTATACTTTTTTtcccttaaccaaggttttgtcccaattgagttTTTCTGTAAGgcttttaatgaggcaacactcAATGTGTATTACAAGATGTGTGAACTCTTTTTTACTTCATTAGGCTTTTTCTCACAAGATTTTTTCTAGTAATGTTGTAACGAGGCGCATTACCTTTTAAATGGACATCCAAGAATGAGTGTTATAAATGAGACGAATGCATCTAATTGAGATGAATGCAATTGCCTGTCCATTTAACATATTTTATATTCATGTACTCAATTAAGAAGTATATTAACTTATAACCTTTGAATGTATCTGTACCTTTATAAATAAGGAACTTTTGACCCTATGAAAAACACACCAAGAAGAGAAATAACAAAATCATTCTCCCTTCTATATCTTGTTTTTATTGCTTGTTGAATATTATtatatttatctttattttataacaaaattttatatttagATGACACATGAAAAATCACGAGGGAGAAAATATACTCGTTTGTCTCTTTTCTGAGGGTCGAAACAGAATTACATACAAATACGGGTGTCTATTTGGTTATCAATCatcgaaaaaggaaaaaaaaaaaaaaaggaaaaacaatgaCCTTTACGTTACTCTCGGCGCGTACATCTTTTTCCTTCAGTCTCTGAATGAAGCGCGTGAATTCACACAGCAAAGATATTGCCTAATTTTTGTGGAAACCCAGCTGCGAAATTCCAAAAAGAGCTCACAAAATTATCATCCGAAGGCAGCAGAGAGAAGAATcccttttcccccaattttctctCTCCAAAAACAACAACCAATCTCAGACCCCACAATTCTCTCCCTTTAAACCCCAATTTCTCAGGAcccaaaccccccaatttctcagCAATGCCTGCTTCCTCCTCAGGTGCTCACATAAACCcccatttcttttaaatttctctaattttagtttttattttaaagCATTTTATAAATTTGATTTGAAAATGGTTGATTTATGTACTATAATTAGTTATTTAACGGATCCGAGTGTTACAAATTGACTAGTAATTAGTTGTTAATTTTTTAGAGACGAGGAATAGATGGAGGAAGCGGAAGCGGGAGCCTTTAATTTCAAGGAAGGCCAAGGCCCAACAAGATGATGACGtgtttgaagaagaagatgacgagGAAGACATTGACCAGCAGGAAATTGAAGATGACGACCACCGAAACCCTAGCAATTCAGTGGATCGGAGTAATTACTCAGTTGAATTGGTATCAGAAGCTGGGAACCGAATTAGTGAGTTCCCTTTAGTAGTGAGACGTACTGTTACGCGGCCTCATTCGTCCGTCCTGAATATTGTAGCGACTGAGAAGGCTGGGCAGTGTGGAGAGAGTAGGCAGAATGGGGTGGTGTTGGAGAATATGTCGTATGGGCAGCTTCAGGCGCTTTCAGCTGTGCCTGCAGATACTCCTGCCTTGTTGACTGAGGAAAGAGGAGAAGGCAGTGGGAGTGGTTCGTATGTGATCAGTCCTCCGCAGATATTGCAGGGTCGTGGTGTGGTTAAGCATTATGGCAGTGCAAGTCGAATTCATGTTGTGCCAATGCACGCAGGTAATCATCATACAATGTgcttgtgaagatatttttctttatatcATTTCATTACTAGCTGGAACCTTTACGTGCACTTTTAAGTACCAAAATACTTTTTTGCTGGTGAATACTGATTTTGAACAAGAAAGGATAGACTATAAGTTAGAGTTAATTCTGTCAGGACTTAActaattttggaaaaaagtgAGTTGCATTTCCCCATGGACAATTGTGACAATTGGATTTTAATAACTTCCTAATTTGCTAAACTTTAGGAGATGGAGCATTTTATTACCGTAGTATAATGCTCACCTGTCAAATCACACTGTGTGCTGGCACTAGGACCCTGAAAGACGCTTGATATAGAGACTTGTTGTGATTATATGAATTCCCTTTCACTTTCTTTTGAGTATTGCTGCCCTTATTGTTTGAAGATTGTAAACGAATAAAACCACCAAACCACGTCACTTTGGTAAGGTTCTTCACCAGGAGGAGTGGATCTTATATCATATTTTGATAGGTCAATGTATGTGATATCTCACAAGAAGAATATAAGTTTGTTTCCGTTATTAGCTAAGCAAAATAGAGGAATACAAATTTATCAGGTACTACATGGTGGAAAAGTTTGTCTTCCGTCCAACTAAATATCATTTATAGCTTGGCTTTCTCCTTGCAAGATTTGGGATATTTAGTACACTATGGTTTCATTAACCTTCCAATCTTACCATGAGAGTCGGAAAAAAACAAGAACTTGGATCCTCCTCTGTACTTTAATGTCCAAGTATAATGTTTGTGCATACTTGTCAAATAGATGCTAGAGGAAATTTACTGAACTAAAGACAAGATTTGCATGTGTGGACTGTGGAGTACAAGAGTTAATTTATTTACTTAAAACCTATGCTTGGCATGTGCCATTTTCTACCATTGTCAAAATTTTGCATGGGCTTTACCAAATTAATATTATGCGTTCTTACAGTGTTAAAATAATAGCCATCTTGAATTGCCTAGATTTTTTTCCATGAAGGGAGTGGCAGGTACCAGTATGCTATAGAAATAGTTTGccttgagaatttttttttttttttttttttaaatttcagcaGTCTTTGACAAATTTGTCTACACTGCAAGGCGAATCAGTCAGAGAATAAGAAGGTTGTCCCTTAGTTAGGTAcaccagtgttatcaaaggcgaaaagtgCCAGAAGAGCTCTAAGGTCCATTGgagctttaagcgcaaagcggaAATAAAGCATGGACTTTAATGAAGAAAGGCACAAATggtgaaaaaaatacaaatatgtatgtgtagtccaagactaataatTATAAGTATGAAcaacaaatatatggacaaagaaataaaaaaaaattaaaaaaatttacaataaagtgaaatatcaattgttcaGTGTCGCATCTTCAGGATTAtgctcattggcaaggaaaagtatgtcTTAGAGCCTTGATGACGACACTGAAGCACCCGCTAAGCAACCcaaagcgctcaacatgttttgcgCCTCGCTTTAGGGCTTAAGCgtgcctttgacaacactgaggTACAACGGAAATCATGATTTGGGAATTCAAATTCTTGAAATCTCATGGAAATCACCTGGAAATTGTCTTCAGGGCTTTGGTTCAGTGGTCAGGATGATGTGTGGGTAAGGCACACGTCACGGGGTTTGAACTCTGCCTCAGACAAAGCCTGGTTTTTAAGTTGGGGCGAGCTAGGGGTCGGGGCCTATACTCCTCGGAGTCTAACCTATGCACCAATCGGATTGAGGCAGAAGCCCACATGGGATTTCTTTGATGTAAGAAAATTACCAGGAAATGCTATGTTTGGCATTTATGGTGCATTTGACTGGAGCACAATACAGAGTGTTTCTGGATACAAGCATACCTGCAGTATATTTCTGGTATACAGTAGCATTCTTGGATTTGTATCTGGATTATATTCTCTTTCACTTTTGAGACCAGATTAGCAGCTTAATGCTCCATTGCTGTACCTTTTAGACCACCTATCGATTTGTTCTTGAAATCAATGTCATTGTCTGTGTTGTTCACGGTCTCCATTTGTAGGTCAGTTAGTGCTTGAGATCTTTGTACTGTTATGTCTTctatgtatttttgttttttcttactTGTTGAGATCTGTGTACTTTAATCTTCTGTATGTATTGTTGTTTTTGCTCTCAGATCTCTGTctaatttgaacctttgtattcCTTCTTCTGCAAGCAGATTGGTTTTCACCTAATACAGTGCACAGATTGGAAAGACAAGTGGTGCCACATTTTTTCTCTGGAAAGTCAGCTGAACATACGCCAGAAAAATACATGGAATGCAGAAATTGTATAGTTGCAAAGTATATGGAGTTGCCTGAAAAGCACTTGTCAGTTGCTGATTGCCATGGGATTGTAGCTGGTGTTAGTGCTGATGATGTAACTCGAATTGCAAGGTTTCTTGATCATTGGGGGATCATCAACTACTGTGCTGTTCCTCCTAAAGCGGAGGCCCTAAAAGATGTCACATTGTATGAGGACTCAAACAGTGATCTCTGTGTTCCAGTGGCTGGTTTGAAGTCTATTGACAGCTTAGTCCAGTTTGACAAGCCTAAATGTTGTCTCAAGGCGAGAGACGTTTATCCTGAACTTGTGCGTGATTTTGATGATGACTCCGACTTTGACAACTCAATCCGAGAAATGTTGTCTGAACTACGATGCAATTGTTGTTCTCGGCCTGTTTCACTGTCGTACTATCAGTCACAGAAAGAGGTATATCACACATACTGTTGTCTttgcttgtacttgttattttcTTAAATGTTGTTACCACTATAGCTGTTTTTTCCCTCAAATGTTTTTGCCGTTTCGAAGACACTTATTCTCCTCTAAATATCCATAGCTCTTGGATCATCCTTCTACTTCATATAACTTAAGTATTTGGTTAATAAATACTTTGCTTCCTAATGTGGGCAATTGCAGCATATTAGAGTACAGTGATCTTAAGTTTTCTCCTTTCTGTGCCTCCAAGTTAAGCCGAGGTCAAACGGTGGGGAGAGAGAGTGTGTGGTAAATTTCCAATTCGAAGTCCTTTGATGCCTTTACTTGATTTCCAGACAAAAGCAAAACTTACCCTGTATTTAGCTTCCCATCGATGAATTAGGCTAACCAATATGAACCTGCTCCGGTTGATATGAACTTGGACTGTTTGATTTTAGTTTCATATAAAAAGCAGCATGGCAGCTATACATGTGCTTATGCTTAATCTATTTCTTTGTATAGCAGTCGGCCAAATATTAATTGGTGGATACTGTGTTGAAATTCAGCATCCTTTCTAGATTGTCATCATTGAACAGGTAACTCAGAATGCTGTAGGGGTTACCAGTGTTTCAGAAAAGAGGTTGCCGAAGGTTAACAAAAAGAAGGGAAAAGCAATAGTCTAAGAACCTTTCTTGCTAGCAAAAAAGGATATCTGAGATTATGAATTTTTTTCTCTGCAACATTATTTGGAGCAGATATTATGTGCAACTAAAAAAGTTTGCCTTTCATTTGGCACATAGGCATGCAATTAAATGACTTTGGATGAATATTTTTGAGTGGATGCATTCAAAGCTGACTTGCATTTTCTTTGACAGATTGATATTCTATTGTGTTTGGATTGCTTCCACGAGGGTGGATTTGTCACTGGTCACTCTAGCTTGGATTTTGTCAAAATAAGCTCTATGAAAGATTATGGAGATCTAGATGGAGATACTTGGACTGACCAGGAAACGCTATTGCTTCTCGAGGGAATGCAACTCTACAATGAAAACTGGAATCAAATTGCAGAACATGTTGGCACCAAGTCAAAGGCACAGTGCATCCTTCATTTTGTCCGCCTGCCTGTGGATGGTGCCCCATTGGAAAATATTGAACTTCCAGGTGCATCTGGTCCCTCAAGTTCTTTTGCGGGTGAAGATCGTAACAAATCTTATTCAAATTTGAACGGGAATCTTGCAGGTGAGACAGTGGACTTTTATCATTTCCTTTTTCGTATGATCACAACACTGAAGCTCTAATATTCTCGTCGTTTATCCGTTTATGATGCAGGACCAAGCACTGAAAACCTTGATTCTGATAGCAAATTTCCTTTTGAAAACTGTGGAAATCCAGTAATGTCCCTGGTAAGACTTTGTTGTTGTGAACATGCTGTTATGAAATGTGTATTCCTCTTTTTCATATGAAGAGACTTTAGTTTCTAGTTTCTGCAACGTTATCTGTTGATTCTTGAGGAATGCTGCCTTCTTTTTGTGGGTGGGGAAAGGCATGCCTTCTGTTAAGAACGCGAATATGTCAATGGTtctttatcttttgtttctctTCTATTATCCTCCTTTCGAATCTCTCTGTGTGAAATTGTGGAGGACAATGCATATCCATGAGAGCTTTAGAGGGTGTTTGGGTAAGCTTATTAAAAGGTTAAACGAGCTTGTAAGCGCTTTTTGACTTTTTTACTTGTTTGGTAAACGCCAAAAGTGCCTATAAGCCAAGTACTTATGATTAAGTGATAGGTGGGTGACCCCCATCTTATAGCTTTCAGCTTATAAGCGCttttgtttttacaaaatattttgcTGTTTTATCTCTATTGTTTTTGTAATCCCTGAAATACCCTTCCGAAAACAAAACCCCCTTACTCCCTCTCCAATTCATTTTCGCCATTTGTCCTTTTCCATGagagatatttttattttattttttttgtaaatagcTTTAAGaacatttctttctttttaccAAAGACAAAGTGCTTATTAGCGCTTTTTACCGAAAAAACCAACTGCTTATTATCAGTTTTGGTACTTCTATCCAAATGCAAAGAATCCTGAAGTTATTTATAATATTAGCTTCAACATTTAAAAGTACTTTTCATACTTACTAGTTAATTAGTTACTTTTAATCTGTTAAAAAAAAGGGGCTCTTAGTACCATTTCAACGCATGCCTTTTCGCATCAGttatttcattgaggtaagttggTAGAGAACTGTGCCATCCTTTTTTCTGTAACTTGCAGAAGGATTCCATTGTCCCCTTATGGTTAGATGGTCGTCAAAGTGGGAGTTAGCAGACGAACTATATATGAGAAAGAttaacagtaaaaaaaaaaaaacaatatatgAGAAACATTATGGAAATCTTCCATGTGAGATGGTTTCTTGAAAAGATCTTTCATGATGGTAAAAATGTTAAAGCAGTGAAACACGTAGAAATTCATAATGATGCTTCTAAGAAAGAAGattcagaatttgataaaataacTTGCCTAGTGATATTCCTTTTCTTTCCAGAAATTAATGATATTATCTGCAGATCAGATCCAGTTAGTAATTAGTATGGTCTTCTGGTCTATTCCAGcctttattttgtatttttaaaatcaaaattcatatttgattttctctcTAGTCTCTACTGCAATCTATTTACCATTTCGTTTTAAAATGCTGGAATGATTTATCAGATCCCAAATCATTACACAATACCTTTTCACTTCTGCTCCATGCTGCGTATGCAACATGGCTTTgtagaattaattaattaaacaaggGAAGACCTTAGCAGAACTGTCAAGATTGAGGCCCTGGGCCTGGATCTACCTGCTCTTAGGTTCAAGTTCTATTAGAATATGAGATTTTGTCCAGTTTGAGGAGGTTAGTGTCTTGATTCTCTTAAAGTGTACGTCCCTATCTGAGTCCTTCTCCACTAGTTGATGGAGTGGAAATTGCCTATTATCAGTGTgaccaaaaagaggaaaaaagatgACACAAACCCTGTCAGAACCAAGGGGAGGCTATAGCCTATAACCCAATCTGGATATTGTAAGAACCAAAAGAAACTAGAAAAGTATTTATCCAGTTGCTGGGCTGCCTAATCTCTACATTTTTGCTTTTATGCTTACTCTCCTCTCCCTAATCTCGCCTCTAGCTTGTTACATATTAGAAATTTTGGCTAAATGTGCTTTATTAAGCAGCTGTCTGGAGTACATTTACTTTGACTATGCCATACCGTTTATGATATAGACAGTTGAGAGCGCATATGACTTCTTATACAAGgtagaaataaaaagaagaattttTTTAGCTCTCTACTGTCTGTAGGTTGCTTTTTTGGCATCTGCCGTGGGACCGAGAGTTGCTGCAGCATGTGCCCATACTTCTTTGGCAGCATTATCTAAGGATGATACTTTAACATCACGGAACATGACTCAGATAGATGGATCTACAGCTGATAACGGGTGTGTATTTCTACTGTTATTTCTTCATCAACTCTGTATTCATATTCTTTTCTGTATGCTAGTTTATTTAGCACGTTACTTGTGATTGTTGATATGAATTTTGGGCATTTTCTGTGATGCAGAATTTCGAAAAGTTTTCTCTATTTTAGTTGCTTTTGTTACCATTATTGACCCCATTTGTATGCCTCAAGCATTGTCTCAATAGTTATTAATGAATTCTTTTGTGGTATTTCTGCAGTTTACTTTATTTGGTTCTTTTCttgctcaaaataatttaaaatattgcaTTTTATAAGTATCTGAGTCGTGACCTGGAGAGAAACCAAAATATATAAGTATGTACTACAGCGTAAACTTCTTAGAGACAGCAAAACACGTGGAACAGTCTATTTTTGGCTGTATATGTTAAACTGGAACTTGAATGCATGACTCTCCATCCACGTCTTTGGCCAGCAAACTGGACACCT
Above is a window of Nicotiana tabacum cultivar K326 chromosome 8, ASM71507v2, whole genome shotgun sequence DNA encoding:
- the LOC107775805 gene encoding SWI/SNF complex subunit SWI3C-like, whose product is MPASSSETRNRWRKRKREPLISRKAKAQQDDDVFEEEDDEEDIDQQEIEDDDHRNPSNSVDRSNYSVELVSEAGNRISEFPLVVRRTVTRPHSSVLNIVATEKAGQCGESRQNGVVLENMSYGQLQALSAVPADTPALLTEERGEGSGSGSYVISPPQILQGRGVVKHYGSASRIHVVPMHADWFSPNTVHRLERQVVPHFFSGKSAEHTPEKYMECRNCIVAKYMELPEKHLSVADCHGIVAGVSADDVTRIARFLDHWGIINYCAVPPKAEALKDVTLYEDSNSDLCVPVAGLKSIDSLVQFDKPKCCLKARDVYPELVRDFDDDSDFDNSIREMLSELRCNCCSRPVSLSYYQSQKEIDILLCLDCFHEGGFVTGHSSLDFVKISSMKDYGDLDGDTWTDQETLLLLEGMQLYNENWNQIAEHVGTKSKAQCILHFVRLPVDGAPLENIELPGASGPSSSFAGEDRNKSYSNLNGNLAGPSTENLDSDSKFPFENCGNPVMSLVAFLASAVGPRVAAACAHTSLAALSKDDTLTSRNMTQIDGSTADNGISVGRIHGKDGSPRGDVGNSYQLKDEKPGGQGPWGQHDSGGAAVSTERVRAAAKVGLAAAAIKAKLFADHEEREIQRLSANIVNHQLKRLELKLKQFAEVETLLMKECEQLERTRQRFAAERARMMTVQPGSVRVSRPIGVSGAGAPVVSNTGNTRQQVASGPLQQSFISGYGNNQPMHPHMSFMPQQGMYGFGPRLPLSAIHPSSSTPGMFNAPASSQPALSHSMLRPVSGTKSGLG